From Corynebacterium frankenforstense DSM 45800, the proteins below share one genomic window:
- a CDS encoding glycine--tRNA ligase, with protein sequence MAQQSVIDTVVNLCKRRGLVYPAGEIYGGTRSAWDYGPLGVELKENIKRQWWRHMVTSRGDVVGVDTSIIQPRQVWVASGHVEVFTDPLVESLHTHKRYRADHLIEAYEEKHGHAPENGLADINDPETGQPGNWTEPRAFSGLLKTFLGPVDDEEGLHYLRPETAQGIFINFKNVMNSARMKPPFGIANIGKSFRNEITPGNFIFRTREFEQMEMEFFVKPGEDEQWHQYWIDDRLQWYIDLGIDPENLRLYEHPKEKLSHYSKRTVDVEYAFGFTGSKWGELEGVANRTDYDLRVHSESSGEDLSFYDQNDEERWIPYTIEPAAGLGRAMMAFLVDAYHEDEAPNAKGGVDKRVVLKLDYRLSPVKVAVLPLSKKEPLAGKAREVAETLRKHWNVDYDTSGAIGRRYRRQDEIGTPFCVTVDFDSLDDDAVTVRDRDTMEQERVALDELEGYLAARLIGC encoded by the coding sequence ATGGCGCAGCAATCCGTCATCGACACCGTCGTCAACCTGTGCAAGCGGCGCGGTCTGGTCTACCCGGCCGGCGAGATCTACGGCGGTACGCGCTCCGCCTGGGACTACGGCCCGCTGGGCGTGGAGCTCAAGGAGAACATCAAGCGCCAGTGGTGGCGGCACATGGTCACCTCGCGCGGTGACGTCGTCGGCGTGGACACCTCGATCATCCAGCCGCGTCAGGTGTGGGTCGCCTCCGGCCACGTCGAGGTCTTCACCGACCCGCTGGTCGAGTCGCTGCACACCCACAAGCGCTACCGCGCCGACCACCTCATCGAGGCCTACGAGGAGAAGCACGGCCACGCCCCGGAGAACGGCCTGGCCGACATCAACGACCCGGAGACCGGCCAGCCCGGCAACTGGACCGAGCCGCGCGCCTTCTCCGGCCTGCTCAAGACCTTCCTGGGTCCCGTCGACGACGAGGAGGGCCTGCACTACCTGCGCCCGGAGACCGCCCAGGGCATCTTCATCAACTTCAAGAACGTGATGAACTCGGCGCGCATGAAGCCGCCGTTCGGCATAGCCAACATCGGCAAGTCCTTCCGCAATGAGATCACCCCGGGCAACTTCATCTTCCGCACCCGCGAGTTCGAGCAGATGGAGATGGAGTTCTTCGTCAAGCCCGGCGAGGATGAGCAGTGGCACCAGTACTGGATCGACGACCGTCTGCAGTGGTACATCGACCTGGGCATCGACCCGGAGAACCTGCGTCTCTACGAGCACCCGAAGGAGAAGCTGTCGCACTACTCGAAGCGCACCGTCGACGTCGAGTACGCCTTCGGCTTCACCGGCTCGAAGTGGGGCGAGCTCGAGGGCGTGGCCAACCGGACCGACTACGACCTGCGCGTGCACTCCGAGTCCTCCGGTGAGGACCTCAGCTTCTACGACCAGAACGACGAGGAGCGCTGGATCCCCTACACCATCGAGCCGGCCGCCGGCCTGGGCCGCGCGATGATGGCCTTCCTGGTGGACGCCTACCACGAGGACGAGGCCCCCAACGCCAAGGGCGGCGTGGACAAGCGCGTCGTGCTCAAGCTCGACTACCGCCTCTCGCCGGTCAAGGTCGCCGTGCTGCCGCTGTCCAAGAAGGAGCCGCTGGCCGGCAAGGCCCGCGAGGTCGCCGAGACGCTGCGCAAGCACTGGAACGTCGACTACGACACCTCCGGCGCGATCGGCCGCCGCTACCGCCGCCAGGACGAGATCGGCACCCCGTTCTGCGTCACCGTCGACTTCGACTCGCTCGACGACGACGCGGTGACCGTCCGCGACCGCGACACCATGGAGCAGGAGCGCGTCGCCCTCGATGAGCTGGAGGGCTACCTGGCCGCCCGCCTCATCGGCTGCTGA
- a CDS encoding ArsR/SmtB family transcription factor, protein MTTKNLIGNSDDRPEEVTDAARVLSTLDSVLRLKIVKLLQQHDHFVHELVKELGKSQPLISQHLKVLKMSGLVESERRGREVMYRLTTPAAGDLIDQAARLAAIVRGGTPQLGRQA, encoded by the coding sequence ATGACGACGAAAAACTTGATAGGGAACAGCGACGACCGGCCCGAAGAGGTCACTGACGCAGCCCGGGTGCTCAGCACCCTGGACTCGGTGCTCCGCCTGAAGATCGTGAAGCTTCTGCAGCAGCACGACCACTTCGTCCACGAGCTGGTCAAGGAGCTCGGCAAGTCCCAGCCCCTCATCTCGCAGCACCTCAAGGTGCTCAAGATGTCCGGTCTCGTCGAGTCCGAGCGCCGCGGCCGCGAGGTCATGTACCGCCTGACCACCCCGGCGGCCGGCGACCTTATCGACCAGGCGGCCCGGCTCGCCGCCATCGTCCGCGGCGGCACGCCGCAGCTCGGCCGACAGGCCTGA
- a CDS encoding Fur family transcriptional regulator, which produces MGTVSSAIPKLGTRSTRQRSAIVSVLLELDNFASAKKIHSELKERGEKVGLTTVYRTLQSLTEIHAVDALHMASGETLYRHCMTEKHHHHLVCTECGRTEEIDGGPVEKWASEVASSHGFELTGHDAEVYGLCPECRTKKARTEAAEAAEADTAG; this is translated from the coding sequence ATGGGCACGGTCAGTTCCGCCATCCCGAAGCTGGGTACGCGCAGCACCCGCCAGCGCTCGGCGATCGTGTCCGTCCTGCTGGAGCTGGACAACTTCGCCTCGGCCAAGAAGATCCACTCCGAGCTCAAGGAGCGCGGCGAGAAGGTCGGCCTGACCACGGTCTACCGCACGCTGCAGTCGTTGACCGAGATCCACGCGGTCGACGCGCTGCACATGGCCAGCGGCGAGACGCTCTACCGGCACTGCATGACCGAGAAGCATCACCACCACCTCGTGTGCACCGAGTGCGGACGCACCGAGGAGATCGACGGCGGCCCGGTGGAGAAGTGGGCCTCCGAGGTCGCCTCGAGCCACGGCTTCGAGCTGACCGGCCACGACGCCGAGGTCTACGGCCTGTGCCCCGAGTGCAGGACGAAGAAGGCCCGCACCGAGGCCGCCGAGGCCGCCGAGGCCGACACCGCCGGGTAG
- a CDS encoding VIT1/CCC1 transporter family protein — protein MSEDNGADVRPVEEPPTARQIKRWRRYLANERAEAAVYRELAHRKEGTERDILLRLADSESRHEEYWRAKLGEYVGMPQQPGLHTRFMGFLAKNLGSVFVLALMQSAEARTPYVDDADAPDQIAADERVHSEVVRGLAEQSRERISGGFRAAVFGANDGLVSNLALVLGILGSGVSPTIVLITGISGLLAGALSMAAGEFISVRSQAELIEATRPNDEIDRVIPELDVNANELALVYRARGLEEDEAQERAREALEQFRQAELNSQVPAGAAPASKESGVDGAWAAALSSFCCFGLGALIPVLPFIFGASISVGAVVAIILVSMALLFTGGVTGVLSGRPPLWRAVRQLLIGLGAAGVTWALGSLFGVVLG, from the coding sequence GTGAGCGAGGACAACGGCGCGGACGTGCGGCCCGTCGAGGAGCCCCCGACAGCCCGCCAGATCAAGCGCTGGCGGCGCTACCTGGCCAACGAGCGCGCCGAGGCCGCCGTCTACCGGGAGCTGGCCCACCGCAAGGAGGGCACCGAGCGCGACATCCTGCTGCGCCTGGCGGACTCCGAGTCCCGTCACGAGGAGTACTGGCGCGCCAAGCTCGGCGAGTACGTCGGCATGCCCCAGCAGCCGGGCCTGCACACCCGCTTCATGGGCTTCCTGGCCAAGAACCTCGGCTCCGTCTTCGTGCTCGCGCTGATGCAGTCCGCCGAGGCGCGCACCCCGTACGTCGACGACGCCGACGCCCCGGACCAGATCGCCGCCGACGAGCGCGTCCACTCCGAGGTCGTGCGCGGCCTGGCCGAGCAGTCCCGCGAGCGCATCTCCGGCGGCTTCCGCGCCGCGGTCTTCGGCGCCAACGACGGCCTGGTCTCCAACCTCGCCCTGGTGCTCGGCATTCTCGGCTCCGGGGTCAGCCCCACCATCGTGCTGATCACCGGCATCTCCGGTCTGCTGGCCGGCGCGCTGTCGATGGCCGCCGGCGAGTTCATCTCGGTGCGCTCGCAGGCCGAGCTGATCGAGGCGACCCGCCCCAACGACGAGATCGACCGGGTCATCCCGGAGCTCGACGTCAACGCCAACGAGCTGGCCCTGGTCTACCGGGCCCGCGGGCTCGAGGAGGACGAGGCGCAGGAGCGCGCCCGCGAGGCGCTCGAGCAGTTCCGCCAGGCCGAGCTCAACAGCCAGGTGCCGGCCGGTGCGGCCCCGGCGTCCAAGGAGTCCGGGGTGGACGGCGCCTGGGCGGCGGCGCTGTCGTCGTTCTGCTGCTTCGGCCTCGGCGCGCTGATCCCGGTGCTGCCGTTCATCTTCGGCGCGAGCATCAGCGTCGGCGCGGTCGTCGCGATCATCCTGGTCTCGATGGCGCTGCTGTTCACCGGCGGGGTCACCGGCGTGCTCTCGGGCCGCCCGCCGCTGTGGCGCGCCGTGCGCCAGCTGCTCATCGGCCTGGGTGCGGCCGGGGTGACCTGGGCGCTGGGCTCGCTCTTCGGCGTCGTGCTCGGCTGA
- a CDS encoding isoprenyl transferase produces the protein MTEQNSAGVAGTFAATGVPAELVPRHIALVMDGNGRWARQRGMKRTEGHRRGEAVLMEAVDACLEMGVEYLSAYAFSTENWRRSHDEVRFLMGFSRDVLRRERDILNEKNVRIKWAGRRPRLWRSVIRELEAAEELTRDNTAMTLVMCVNYGGRAEIVDAARKLVARAAAGELRPGQVTEDSFADYLYDPEMPDVDLFLRPSGERRTSNFLLWESAYAEMVYQDKLFPDYTRQDLFDAVLEYAKRDRRFGGVK, from the coding sequence GTGACTGAGCAGAATTCCGCAGGGGTCGCCGGCACGTTCGCGGCGACGGGTGTCCCGGCCGAGCTGGTCCCGCGACACATCGCACTGGTCATGGACGGCAACGGCCGCTGGGCCCGCCAGCGCGGGATGAAACGCACCGAGGGCCACCGCCGCGGGGAGGCGGTGCTCATGGAGGCCGTCGACGCCTGCCTCGAGATGGGCGTGGAGTACCTGTCCGCCTACGCGTTCTCCACGGAGAACTGGCGGCGCAGCCACGACGAGGTCCGCTTCCTGATGGGCTTCTCCCGGGACGTGCTGCGCCGCGAGCGCGACATCCTCAACGAGAAGAACGTGCGCATCAAGTGGGCCGGCCGCCGCCCGCGCCTGTGGCGCTCGGTGATCCGCGAGCTCGAGGCCGCCGAGGAGCTGACCCGCGACAACACCGCGATGACGCTGGTGATGTGCGTCAACTACGGCGGGCGCGCCGAGATCGTCGACGCGGCCCGGAAGCTGGTCGCCCGCGCCGCGGCCGGCGAGCTGCGCCCCGGACAGGTCACCGAGGACTCCTTCGCCGACTACCTCTACGACCCCGAGATGCCGGACGTCGACCTCTTCCTGCGCCCCTCCGGTGAGCGGCGCACCTCGAACTTCCTGCTGTGGGAGTCGGCCTACGCGGAGATGGTCTACCAGGACAAGCTCTTCCCGGACTACACCAGGCAGGACCTCTTCGACGCCGTGCTCGAGTACGCCAAGCGCGACCGCCGGTTCGGCGGGGTGAAGTGA
- the recO gene encoding DNA repair protein RecO, translated as MRRESFRDRALVLRTYDFAEADRVIVLLTRGHGIVRSVAKGVRRAKSRFGSRLQLFVDLDVQLYPGRNLATITGADTVAFYGSGIIDDYERYAAACAALECAERLAVAEDGSDPFLYDVALVTLGRIQRVANPVLALDAFILQATAHAGWALSLFDCAQCSAPGPHHAFHPGAGGAVCLHCRPSGSADVPTEALHLMWLLAHDRVEQAVAVVAGEGGAELAAVAHRLTRAHLQWQVEGRVAALAVLDEG; from the coding sequence GTGCGCAGGGAGAGTTTCCGCGACCGGGCGCTGGTGCTGCGCACCTACGACTTCGCCGAGGCCGACCGGGTCATCGTGCTGCTGACCCGGGGCCACGGCATCGTGCGCTCGGTGGCCAAGGGGGTGCGCCGGGCGAAGTCGCGCTTCGGCTCGCGCCTGCAGCTCTTCGTCGACCTCGACGTCCAGCTCTACCCGGGCCGCAACCTGGCCACGATCACCGGCGCGGACACCGTCGCCTTCTACGGCTCCGGGATCATCGACGACTACGAGCGCTACGCCGCAGCCTGCGCCGCGCTCGAGTGCGCCGAGCGCCTCGCCGTCGCCGAGGACGGCTCCGACCCATTTCTCTACGACGTCGCGCTGGTCACCCTGGGGCGCATCCAGCGCGTCGCCAACCCCGTCCTCGCGCTGGACGCCTTCATCCTGCAGGCGACGGCGCACGCGGGCTGGGCGCTCAGCCTCTTCGACTGCGCGCAGTGCTCGGCGCCGGGCCCGCACCACGCCTTCCACCCGGGCGCCGGGGGAGCGGTGTGCCTGCACTGCCGGCCGAGCGGCTCGGCCGACGTGCCCACCGAGGCGCTGCACCTGATGTGGCTGCTCGCCCACGACCGCGTCGAGCAGGCCGTCGCCGTGGTCGCCGGGGAGGGCGGCGCCGAGCTGGCGGCCGTGGCGCACCGGCTCACCCGCGCCCACCTGCAGTGGCAGGTCGAGGGCCGCGTGGCCGCACTGGCGGTGCTCGACGAGGGGTGA
- the era gene encoding GTPase Era, which translates to MSFTDTPEGFRSGFLSFVGRPNTGKSTLTNALVGEKIAITADQPETTRHPIRGLVHRPDAQIILVDTPGLHRPRTLLGERLNAQVQETYSDVDVIALTVPADEKIGPGDRWILDNVRAAAPRTPIVGVVTKTDKVSRDAVGAQLLALHELLGGESEVVPVSAKDGVQLDVLLDVITGLLPEGPKLYPDDHVTDDDTETRIAELIREAALSGLRDELPHSVAVQVDEILPDEEREGVLDVHAVIFIERPGQRRIIEGPQGRRMGRIISTSRRGIIDLLGQNVYLDLRFKVLKNWQSDPKALGRLGF; encoded by the coding sequence GTGAGTTTCACCGACACCCCCGAGGGCTTCCGCTCCGGTTTCCTGAGCTTCGTCGGCCGGCCGAACACCGGCAAGTCGACGCTGACCAACGCGCTGGTCGGCGAGAAGATCGCCATCACCGCCGACCAGCCCGAGACGACCCGCCACCCCATCCGCGGGCTCGTCCACCGCCCGGACGCCCAGATCATCCTCGTCGACACCCCGGGCCTGCACCGCCCGCGCACGCTGCTCGGCGAGCGCCTCAACGCGCAGGTCCAGGAGACCTACTCCGACGTCGACGTCATCGCGCTGACGGTCCCAGCCGACGAGAAGATCGGCCCCGGCGACCGCTGGATCCTGGACAACGTGCGCGCCGCCGCGCCGCGCACCCCGATCGTCGGCGTGGTCACCAAGACCGACAAGGTCTCCCGCGACGCCGTCGGCGCCCAGCTGCTGGCACTGCACGAGCTGCTCGGCGGCGAGAGCGAGGTCGTGCCCGTCTCCGCGAAGGACGGTGTGCAGCTCGACGTGCTGCTCGACGTGATCACCGGGCTGCTGCCGGAGGGCCCGAAGCTCTACCCGGACGACCACGTCACCGACGACGACACCGAGACCCGCATCGCGGAGCTGATCCGCGAGGCCGCCCTGTCCGGCCTGCGCGACGAGCTGCCGCACTCGGTGGCCGTCCAGGTCGACGAGATCCTGCCGGACGAGGAGCGCGAGGGCGTGCTCGACGTGCACGCGGTCATCTTCATCGAGCGCCCCGGCCAGCGCCGCATCATCGAGGGCCCGCAGGGCCGCCGCATGGGCCGGATCATCTCGACCTCCCGGCGCGGCATCATCGACCTGCTCGGCCAGAACGTCTACCTGGACCTGCGCTTCAAGGTGCTGAAGAACTGGCAGTCCGACCCGAAGGCGCTCGGCCGGCTGGGCTTCTAG
- the pdxY gene encoding pyridoxal kinase PdxY: MNVLSIQSAVAYGHVGNSAAVFPLQRLGHEVWPVNTVNFSNHTGYGAWRGPALPAADVAAVVKGVAERGELANVDAVLSGYQGGSDIADVIIDAAAQVRAANPEALYVCDPVMGNAKSGCHVDDAIPPLLRDKVVPVADVITPNQFELGYLTGREATDLESTLDAVEAARAMGPKTVLVTSVERPDRPEGTVEMLAVDDSGRYLVQTPYLPFKRNGSGDVTAALFTGHYVPGRDAAGALAKTASSVFDLLKLTFDRDSRELELVAAQDFFANPRGQFEVREV, from the coding sequence ATGAACGTGCTCTCCATCCAGTCCGCCGTCGCCTACGGTCACGTGGGCAACTCCGCGGCCGTCTTCCCCCTCCAGCGCCTCGGCCACGAGGTCTGGCCCGTCAACACCGTCAACTTCTCCAACCACACCGGCTACGGCGCGTGGCGCGGCCCGGCGCTGCCCGCCGCCGACGTCGCCGCCGTCGTCAAGGGCGTGGCCGAGCGCGGCGAGCTCGCCAACGTCGACGCCGTGCTCTCCGGCTACCAGGGCGGCTCCGACATCGCCGACGTCATCATCGACGCCGCCGCGCAGGTGCGCGCCGCCAACCCGGAGGCGCTCTACGTCTGCGACCCGGTCATGGGCAACGCGAAGTCCGGTTGCCACGTCGACGACGCCATCCCGCCGCTGCTGCGCGACAAGGTCGTGCCGGTGGCCGACGTGATCACCCCGAACCAGTTCGAGCTGGGCTACCTCACCGGCCGCGAGGCCACCGACCTCGAGTCCACCCTGGACGCCGTCGAGGCCGCCCGCGCCATGGGCCCGAAGACCGTGCTGGTCACCTCCGTCGAGCGCCCCGACCGCCCCGAGGGCACCGTCGAGATGCTCGCCGTCGACGACTCCGGGCGCTACCTGGTGCAGACGCCGTACCTGCCGTTCAAGCGCAACGGCTCCGGCGACGTCACCGCCGCGCTGTTCACCGGCCACTACGTGCCCGGCCGCGACGCGGCCGGCGCCCTGGCCAAGACCGCCTCGAGCGTCTTCGACCTGCTCAAGCTGACCTTCGACCGCGACAGCCGCGAGCTCGAGCTGGTCGCCGCGCAGGACTTCTTCGCGAACCCGCGCGGGCAGTTCGAGGTCCGCGAGGTCTAG
- a CDS encoding hemolysin family protein, translating to MSLLISAAVTVLALLLSGLLGTTESALASISRARVEQLVEDERPGARKLLRVLDRRAEHINILVLLGTVLDATAAVFAAALALGVIDSAGWALTTAILAVSLISFVVVGVFSRTVGRKNPYSVCLRTAVVLSAVHKILGPFSRLLIRLGNLLAPGRGFRDGPYATEVELREMVDIAQEHGIVEVEEHRMIQNVFDLAGTIARQIMVPRPEMIWIEDTKTAGQATSLCVRSGHSRIPVIGESIDEIVGVVYLKDLVARTYHMSDGGRSVLVRDVVRPAQFVPDSTPLDVLLHQMQRDQNHLAMLVDEYGVIAGMVSMEDILEEIVGEIADEYDAADDDPFERVDDRTFRVVAHMSLEELASGVRDATGERREFDDEITDEVDTVAGVITFELGRVPLPGSHVTVDGMKLTAEGGNDRRGRVRVRHVLVELLDVPEDATDPE from the coding sequence GTGAGCCTGCTCATCTCCGCGGCAGTCACCGTCCTGGCGCTGCTGCTCTCCGGCCTGCTGGGCACCACCGAGTCGGCGCTGGCGAGCATCTCGCGCGCCCGCGTCGAGCAGCTCGTCGAGGACGAGCGCCCCGGGGCCCGCAAGCTGCTGCGCGTGCTCGACCGCCGCGCCGAGCACATCAACATCCTGGTGCTTCTGGGCACCGTCCTCGACGCCACCGCCGCCGTCTTCGCCGCCGCACTGGCGCTCGGCGTGATCGACTCGGCCGGCTGGGCGCTGACCACGGCGATCCTGGCCGTCTCCCTGATCAGCTTCGTCGTCGTCGGCGTCTTCTCCCGCACCGTCGGCCGCAAGAACCCCTACTCGGTCTGCCTGCGCACCGCCGTGGTGCTCAGCGCCGTGCACAAGATCCTCGGGCCCTTCTCCCGCCTGCTGATCCGCCTGGGCAACCTGCTGGCCCCGGGCCGCGGCTTCCGCGACGGGCCCTACGCCACCGAGGTCGAGCTGCGCGAGATGGTCGACATCGCCCAGGAGCACGGGATCGTCGAGGTCGAGGAACACCGGATGATCCAGAACGTCTTCGACCTGGCCGGCACCATCGCCCGCCAGATCATGGTGCCGCGCCCGGAGATGATCTGGATCGAGGACACCAAGACCGCCGGCCAGGCGACCAGCCTGTGCGTGCGCTCCGGCCACTCGCGCATCCCCGTCATCGGCGAGAGCATCGACGAGATCGTCGGCGTGGTCTACCTCAAGGACCTCGTCGCGCGCACGTACCACATGTCCGACGGCGGGCGCTCCGTGCTCGTGCGCGACGTGGTGCGCCCCGCCCAGTTCGTGCCCGACTCCACCCCGCTGGACGTGCTGCTGCACCAGATGCAGCGCGACCAGAATCACCTGGCGATGCTCGTCGACGAGTACGGCGTGATCGCCGGCATGGTCTCCATGGAGGACATCCTCGAGGAGATCGTCGGCGAGATCGCCGACGAGTACGACGCCGCCGACGACGACCCCTTCGAGCGCGTCGACGACCGCACCTTCCGCGTGGTCGCCCACATGTCGCTCGAGGAGCTGGCCTCCGGCGTGCGCGACGCGACCGGCGAGCGCCGCGAGTTCGACGACGAGATCACCGACGAGGTCGACACCGTCGCCGGCGTGATCACCTTTGAGCTCGGGCGCGTGCCTCTGCCGGGCAGCCACGTCACCGTCGACGGCATGAAGCTGACCGCCGAGGGCGGCAACGACCGCCGCGGGCGCGTGCGCGTGCGCCACGTGCTCGTCGAGCTCCTCGACGTCCCGGAGGACGCAACCGACCCCGAGTGA
- the ybeY gene encoding rRNA maturation RNase YbeY, producing MAIEVFNESGYPGVNEEMLIDVISFALGELDVHPEAEASIYLVDQDTIADLHVRWLDLEGPTDVMSFPMDGPTPGAVGGRPDADAPGPTMLGDIVLCPEFAKRQADVAGYGLDHELALLTVHGCLHLLGYDHATADEEREMFALQNELLADWYDDAERRGTEFPPKPTGAAAFPSAADREELDRRVPGGGVPPIAEPRRRDGGADGEA from the coding sequence ATGGCCATCGAGGTCTTCAACGAGTCCGGCTACCCCGGCGTCAACGAGGAGATGCTCATCGACGTGATCTCCTTCGCGCTCGGCGAGCTCGACGTCCACCCGGAGGCCGAGGCGAGCATCTACCTCGTCGACCAGGACACCATCGCGGACCTGCACGTGCGCTGGCTCGACCTGGAGGGGCCCACCGACGTGATGAGCTTCCCCATGGACGGGCCCACCCCCGGCGCCGTCGGCGGGCGCCCGGACGCGGACGCGCCCGGGCCGACGATGCTCGGCGACATCGTGCTGTGCCCCGAGTTCGCCAAGCGCCAGGCCGACGTCGCCGGCTACGGCCTCGACCACGAGCTGGCCCTGCTGACCGTCCACGGCTGCCTGCACCTGCTCGGCTACGACCACGCCACCGCCGACGAGGAGCGCGAGATGTTCGCCCTCCAGAACGAGCTGCTGGCCGACTGGTACGACGACGCCGAGCGCCGCGGGACGGAGTTCCCGCCCAAGCCGACCGGCGCGGCCGCCTTCCCGAGCGCGGCCGACCGCGAGGAGCTCGACCGCAGGGTCCCCGGCGGCGGCGTGCCGCCCATCGCCGAGCCGCGCCGCCGCGACGGCGGGGCGGACGGGGAGGCCTAG
- a CDS encoding PhoH family protein: MTAPDNPQQPKPARTPVITGTVRLDEAVAAQVVGPGDANLRVLANLIDCDVFARGGEVALTGPGHEVQRAKRAIAELASHAARGQAITPDTVRHTVRLVTAESPESVAAMVGSDIVSRRGKTIRPKTMGQKDYVDAIDENTVVFGIGPAGTGKTYLAMAKAVQALKARQVSRIILTRPAVEAGEKLGFLPGTLGEKIDPYLRPLHDALRDMVDPESIPKLMESGVVEVAPLAYMRGRTLNDAFVILDEAQNTTAEQMKMFLTRLGFGSKMVVTGDITQVDLPGGKASGLRQVRRILRGVPDIHFAELSADDVVRHALVGRIVDAYDRFDQDRQERPARGAGQKEN; encoded by the coding sequence GTGACAGCACCAGATAACCCGCAGCAACCCAAGCCCGCCCGCACGCCGGTGATCACCGGCACCGTCCGCCTCGACGAGGCGGTCGCCGCGCAGGTCGTCGGCCCGGGGGACGCGAACCTGCGTGTGCTGGCCAACCTCATCGACTGCGACGTCTTCGCCCGCGGCGGCGAGGTCGCCCTGACCGGCCCCGGCCACGAGGTGCAGCGCGCCAAGCGCGCCATCGCGGAGCTGGCCTCGCACGCCGCGCGCGGCCAGGCCATCACGCCCGACACCGTGCGCCACACCGTCCGCCTGGTCACCGCCGAGTCCCCGGAGTCCGTCGCCGCGATGGTCGGCTCGGACATCGTCTCCCGGCGCGGCAAGACCATCCGGCCCAAGACGATGGGCCAGAAGGACTACGTCGACGCCATCGACGAGAACACGGTGGTCTTCGGCATCGGCCCAGCCGGCACCGGCAAGACCTACCTGGCCATGGCCAAGGCCGTCCAGGCGCTCAAGGCCCGCCAGGTCTCCCGCATCATCCTGACCCGCCCGGCCGTCGAGGCCGGCGAGAAGCTGGGCTTCCTGCCCGGCACCCTCGGCGAGAAGATCGACCCGTACCTGCGCCCGCTGCACGACGCCCTGCGCGACATGGTGGACCCGGAGTCCATCCCCAAGCTCATGGAGTCCGGCGTGGTCGAGGTCGCCCCGCTGGCCTACATGCGCGGGCGCACCCTCAACGACGCCTTCGTCATCCTCGACGAGGCGCAGAACACCACCGCCGAGCAGATGAAGATGTTCCTGACCCGCCTCGGCTTCGGCTCGAAGATGGTGGTCACCGGCGACATCACGCAGGTCGACCTGCCCGGCGGCAAGGCCTCCGGCCTGCGCCAGGTCCGCCGCATCCTGCGCGGGGTGCCGGACATCCACTTCGCGGAGCTGTCCGCCGACGACGTCGTGCGCCACGCGCTGGTCGGGCGCATCGTCGACGCCTACGACCGATTCGACCAGGACCGCCAGGAGCGCCCGGCACGCGGCGCGGGGCAGAAGGAGAACTGA
- a CDS encoding 16S rRNA (uracil(1498)-N(3))-methyltransferase: MSLPVFLLDAPLAGEPPRTVELTGPEGRHAVTVRRITPGEHVELVDGAGVRLRALVTAVHGKDRLVCEVEEAGVDPAPVPEVTVVQAIPKSPHADLAVDLLTQAGADEIVAWEADRCVARWSGKPGKAEKALGKWADRAREAGKQARRARLPRLSGPVDTHALVGNLAQAGEETVVAVLHESATRPLRELPLDDAARVVLLVGPEGGIGDDELGRLRQAGAQPVRLGPEVARASSAGALALAAVGALTGRW, translated from the coding sequence GTGTCGCTGCCCGTCTTCCTGCTCGACGCCCCGCTCGCCGGCGAGCCGCCGCGCACCGTCGAGCTGACCGGCCCCGAGGGCCGCCACGCCGTCACCGTCCGGCGCATCACCCCCGGCGAGCACGTCGAGCTCGTCGACGGCGCGGGGGTCCGGCTGCGCGCGCTCGTCACCGCCGTGCACGGCAAGGACCGGCTGGTCTGCGAGGTCGAGGAGGCCGGCGTCGACCCGGCACCGGTCCCCGAGGTCACCGTCGTGCAGGCGATCCCGAAGTCCCCGCACGCCGACCTCGCCGTCGACCTGCTCACCCAGGCCGGCGCCGACGAGATCGTCGCCTGGGAGGCCGACCGCTGCGTGGCGCGCTGGAGCGGCAAGCCCGGCAAGGCGGAGAAGGCCCTGGGCAAGTGGGCCGACCGCGCCCGGGAGGCGGGCAAGCAGGCGCGTCGCGCGCGCCTGCCGCGCCTTTCCGGCCCGGTGGACACGCACGCACTCGTCGGCAATCTCGCGCAGGCGGGGGAGGAGACCGTCGTGGCCGTGCTGCACGAGTCCGCCACCCGCCCGTTGCGGGAACTGCCGCTTGACGACGCCGCGCGCGTGGTGCTGCTGGTGGGCCCCGAGGGCGGCATCGGCGACGACGAGCTGGGCAGGCTGCGCCAGGCCGGCGCGCAGCCGGTGCGCCTGGGCCCGGAGGTGGCGCGCGCGTCCTCGGCCGGGGCACTGGCACTTGCGGCCGTCGGGGCGCTGACCGGCCGCTGGTAA